One Cucumis sativus cultivar 9930 chromosome 1, Cucumber_9930_V3, whole genome shotgun sequence DNA segment encodes these proteins:
- the LOC101203267 gene encoding signaling peptide TAXIMIN 1, with protein MCCCCSEKCNCRPLGFLLSLPFAFLSIFVGFVGVVIWIVGSVLSCICPCCFCVTVVIEFALALINAPILVMKWFTSKIPC; from the exons ATGTGTTGCTGCTGCTCTGAGAAATGTAACTGCAGGCCTCTCGGCTTCCTTCTCAGCTTACCGTTTGcctttctctccatttttgttgGCTTCGTTGGTGTTGTTATTTGGATCGTTGG ATCGGTTCTAAGTTGCATATGTCCTTGCTGCTTTTGTGTGACTGTGGTAATCGAGTTTGCATTGGCTTTGATCAATGCTCCAATTTTAGTCATGAAATGGTTCACCTCCAAAATCCCCTGTTAG
- the LOC101203509 gene encoding protein trichome birefringence-like 37, translated as MGFGFWGRVILSLFLLLQASSSWLPFLQQAEAAVTAQPNKRSMLKGRKQANGCNLFQGRWVIDPSFPLYNSSSCPFIDSEFDCQKYGRPDSLYLKYSWRPDSCNLPRFDGVDVLKRWSGKKIMFVGDSLSLNMWESLSCMLHASVPDAKTSFLRRDSISSVVFQDYGVTLLLYRTPYLVDIVREDVGRVLKLDSIEAGKAWLGMDVLVFNSWHWWTHKGDSQAWDLIQDGATRYQDMDRLVAFYKGLTTWGRWVDLNVDPTKTKVFFQGISPTHYLGKEWNQPKRNCNGESEPLAGSMYPGGAPPAADVVNRVLSRIKVPVYLLDITTLSQLRKDAHPAGYNGEHSGTDCSHWCLPGLPDTWNQLMYAALLTM; from the exons AtgggttttggtttttggggCAGAGTTATTTTAtctctgtttcttcttcttcaagctTCAAGTTCATGGTTGCCATTTCTGCAGCAAGCAGAAGCTGCAGTAACTGCACAACCCAACAAAAGAAGCATgttgaaaggaagaaaacaagCAAATGgttgtaatttatttcaaGGAAGATGGGTAATAGACCCATCTTTCCCTCTTTACAATTCATCTTCATGCCCTTTCATAGATTCTGAATTTGACTGCCAAAAATATGGCCGACCCGATTCCCTTTACCTCAAATACTCTTGGCGACCCGACTCATGTAACCTTCCAAG ATTTGATGGGGTGGATGTTTTGAAGAGATGGAGTGGGAAAAAGATAATGTTTGTGGGTGACTCACTGAGTTTGAATATGTGGGAATCGCTGTCGTGTATGCTACATGCGTCGGTGCCTGATGCCAAAACAAGCTTCCTCAGAAGAGACTCTATCTCCTCTGTCGTCTTTCAG GACTATGGAGTGACATTGCTTCTATATCGAACACCGTATCTTGTGGACATAGTGAGAGAGGACGTTGGTCGAGTCCTAAAACTAGACTCCATCGAGGCTGGAAAGGCGTGGCTAGGGATGGACGTTTTGGTTTTCAACTCTTGGCATTGGTGGACGCATAAAGGAGACTCTCAAGC GTGGGATTTGATACAAGACGGGGCAACACGGTATCAAGACATGGACCGTTTGGTAGCATTTTACAAGGGATTGACGACATGGGGCAGATGGGTTGACCTTAATGTTGATCCTACAAAAACAAAGGTCTTCTTCCAAGGAATCTCACCTACCCACTATTT GGGAAAGGAATGGAATCAGCCAAAAAGGAACTGCAATGGAGAGAGTGAGCCGTTGGCTGGATCAATGTACCCAGGAGGAGCACCACCAGCAGCAGATGTTGTAAATAGAGTATTGAGTAGAATAAAAGTACCTGTTTACTTGCTTGACATCACCACGCTCTCTCAACTACGAAAAGATGCCCATCCCGCCGGTTATAACGGAGAGCATTCTGGGACAGATTGCAGTCACTGGTGCCTTCCTGGATTGCCAGATACATGGAATCAGCTCATGTATGCTGCTCTCTTGACCATGTGA
- the LOC101203756 gene encoding uncharacterized protein YNL011C isoform X2 encodes MADTSLGPSLCLNLPKTPLHVSSRSFLSMAFPPSHCNASSASNDNNPNQPSLLVFSGGTAFNGVIEELKSFTTRIAHVLPVSDDGGSTAEIVRVLGGPAVGDIRSRCLRLSDQSTAEALAVRRLLGHRLPLDAHQAKSEWYDIAEGENSLWDGVSKPYRETIRAFLAYFQNQILRRSEMKFCFSNGSIGNFFFAGARIFFQSLDAAIFLFSRVSDIPSDSLVLPVISTNDRLTLGCELQNGTIIRGQNEISHPTTGPSEIINKGNSLAPALPSRIKRVFYMSSEGCNLLHEVFPPVNPVVLNQLNEVDCIVYAMGSLFTSICPSLVLLGIGEIISSRSCPKVLLLNGTHDRETSGFTASCFTTAISDALNRTYGDTHNCLNNTFYFQKIRQWVT; translated from the exons ATGGCGGATACAAGCTTGGGTCCCTCACTGTGCCTCAATCTCCCAAAAACTCCTCTCCATGTTTCTTCCAGATCTTTTCTCTCTATGGCCTTTCCTCCTTCTCATTGCAATGCTTCATCCGCTTCCAATGACAATAACCCTAACCAACCCTCTCTCCTCGTATTCTCAG GTGGAACTGCATTTAATGGCGTAATTGAGGAGCTTAAAAGCTTCACGACTCGTATAGCTCATGTTCTTCCTGTTTCCGATGATGGAGGTAGCACTGCTGAGATTGTTCGCGTTCTTG GTGGTCCGGCTGTTGGAGATATACGCTCAAGATGTTTGAGGTTATCTGATCAGAGTACGGCGGAGGCACTCGCTGTGCGTAGATTGTTAGGTCATCGTTTACCACTCGATGCACACCAGGCCAAATCGGAgtg GTATGATATTGCGGAAGGAGAAAATTCTCTATGGGATGGTGTCTCAAAGCCCTATAGGGAAACTATTCGAGCATTTCTGGCCTACTTTCAGAACCAG ATTCTTCGACGGtctgaaatgaaattttgtttcagCAATGGAAG CATTGggaatttcttttttgcagGCGCTCGTATATTTTTCCAGTCGTTAGATGCTGcaatttttctgttttcacGTGTTTCAGACATCCCATCGGACAGCCTTGTCCTTCCAGTGATTTCCACTAATGACAGGCTTACATTAGGATGCGAATTACAG AACGGGACAATAATACGTGGCCAAAATGAAATCTCTCATCCAACGACTGGACCTTcagaaattataaataag GGAAACAGTTTGGCTCCTGCACTTCCTTCAAGAATAAAGAGAGTATTCTACATGTCAAGTGAGGGATGTAATTTGCTGCATGAG GTTTTCCCCCCTGTAAATCCTGTTGTCCTCAACCAGTTGAATGAGGTGGACTGCATTGTTTATGCTATGGGATCGCTCTTCACTTCCATATGCCCATCACTG GTGTTGCTTGGAATTGGTGAGATCATTTCATCAAGATCCTGCCCGAAG GTGCTTCTGTTGAATGGCACACATGATCGCGAGACTAGTGGTTTCACTGCTTCTTGTTTTACAACTGCCATTTCAGATGCTTTAAATAGAACTTATGGAGACACgcataattgtttaaataacACT ttttactttcaGAAAATACGTCAATGGGTcacttaa
- the LOC101203756 gene encoding uncharacterized protein LOC101203756 isoform X1, which produces MADTSLGPSLCLNLPKTPLHVSSRSFLSMAFPPSHCNASSASNDNNPNQPSLLVFSGGTAFNGVIEELKSFTTRIAHVLPVSDDGGSTAEIVRVLGGPAVGDIRSRCLRLSDQSTAEALAVRRLLGHRLPLDAHQAKSEWYDIAEGENSLWDGVSKPYRETIRAFLAYFQNQILRRSEMKFCFSNGSIGNFFFAGARIFFQSLDAAIFLFSRVSDIPSDSLVLPVISTNDRLTLGCELQNGTIIRGQNEISHPTTGPSEIINKGNSLAPALPSRIKRVFYMSSEGCNLLHEVFPPVNPVVLNQLNEVDCIVYAMGSLFTSICPSLVLLGIGEIISSRSCPKVLLLNGTHDRETSGFTASCFTTAISDALNRTYGDTHNCLNNTPDQYINTILVPKDGEIPVDFQALAAQGIFDVIVVDSVRDSKVGVVFDPKSLIGTLAKLIARYTRSHISVQV; this is translated from the exons ATGGCGGATACAAGCTTGGGTCCCTCACTGTGCCTCAATCTCCCAAAAACTCCTCTCCATGTTTCTTCCAGATCTTTTCTCTCTATGGCCTTTCCTCCTTCTCATTGCAATGCTTCATCCGCTTCCAATGACAATAACCCTAACCAACCCTCTCTCCTCGTATTCTCAG GTGGAACTGCATTTAATGGCGTAATTGAGGAGCTTAAAAGCTTCACGACTCGTATAGCTCATGTTCTTCCTGTTTCCGATGATGGAGGTAGCACTGCTGAGATTGTTCGCGTTCTTG GTGGTCCGGCTGTTGGAGATATACGCTCAAGATGTTTGAGGTTATCTGATCAGAGTACGGCGGAGGCACTCGCTGTGCGTAGATTGTTAGGTCATCGTTTACCACTCGATGCACACCAGGCCAAATCGGAgtg GTATGATATTGCGGAAGGAGAAAATTCTCTATGGGATGGTGTCTCAAAGCCCTATAGGGAAACTATTCGAGCATTTCTGGCCTACTTTCAGAACCAG ATTCTTCGACGGtctgaaatgaaattttgtttcagCAATGGAAG CATTGggaatttcttttttgcagGCGCTCGTATATTTTTCCAGTCGTTAGATGCTGcaatttttctgttttcacGTGTTTCAGACATCCCATCGGACAGCCTTGTCCTTCCAGTGATTTCCACTAATGACAGGCTTACATTAGGATGCGAATTACAG AACGGGACAATAATACGTGGCCAAAATGAAATCTCTCATCCAACGACTGGACCTTcagaaattataaataag GGAAACAGTTTGGCTCCTGCACTTCCTTCAAGAATAAAGAGAGTATTCTACATGTCAAGTGAGGGATGTAATTTGCTGCATGAG GTTTTCCCCCCTGTAAATCCTGTTGTCCTCAACCAGTTGAATGAGGTGGACTGCATTGTTTATGCTATGGGATCGCTCTTCACTTCCATATGCCCATCACTG GTGTTGCTTGGAATTGGTGAGATCATTTCATCAAGATCCTGCCCGAAG GTGCTTCTGTTGAATGGCACACATGATCGCGAGACTAGTGGTTTCACTGCTTCTTGTTTTACAACTGCCATTTCAGATGCTTTAAATAGAACTTATGGAGACACgcataattgtttaaataacACT CCGGATCAGTACATCAACACTATTTTGGTGCCCAAAGATGGTGAGATTCCAGTAGATTTTCAAGCCTTGGCTGCACAAGGAATCTTTGATGTG ATTGTTGTTGATTCCGTACGCGATTCTAAAGTTGGTGTAGTATTTGATCCCAAATCTTTGATTGGAACTCTAGCGAAGTTGATTGCAAGATATACAAGATCACATATCTCAGTACAG GTTTGA
- the LOC101203756 gene encoding uncharacterized protein YNL011C isoform X3, producing the protein MADTSLGPSLCLNLPKTPLHVSSRSFLSMAFPPSHCNASSASNDNNPNQPSLLVFSGGTAFNGVIEELKSFTTRIAHVLPVSDDGGSTAEIVRVLGGPAVGDIRSRCLRLSDQSTAEALAVRRLLGHRLPLDAHQAKSEWYDIAEGENSLWDGVSKPYRETIRAFLAYFQNQILRRSEMKFCFSNGSIGNFFFAGARIFFQSLDAAIFLFSRVSDIPSDSLVLPVISTNDRLTLGCELQNGTIIRGQNEISHPTTGPSEIINKGNSLAPALPSRIKRVFYMSSEGCNLLHEVFPPVNPVVLNQLNEVDCIVYAMGSLFTSICPSLVLLGIGEIISSRSCPKVLLLNGTHDRETSGFTASCFTTAISDALNRTYGDTHNCLNNTKIRQWVT; encoded by the exons ATGGCGGATACAAGCTTGGGTCCCTCACTGTGCCTCAATCTCCCAAAAACTCCTCTCCATGTTTCTTCCAGATCTTTTCTCTCTATGGCCTTTCCTCCTTCTCATTGCAATGCTTCATCCGCTTCCAATGACAATAACCCTAACCAACCCTCTCTCCTCGTATTCTCAG GTGGAACTGCATTTAATGGCGTAATTGAGGAGCTTAAAAGCTTCACGACTCGTATAGCTCATGTTCTTCCTGTTTCCGATGATGGAGGTAGCACTGCTGAGATTGTTCGCGTTCTTG GTGGTCCGGCTGTTGGAGATATACGCTCAAGATGTTTGAGGTTATCTGATCAGAGTACGGCGGAGGCACTCGCTGTGCGTAGATTGTTAGGTCATCGTTTACCACTCGATGCACACCAGGCCAAATCGGAgtg GTATGATATTGCGGAAGGAGAAAATTCTCTATGGGATGGTGTCTCAAAGCCCTATAGGGAAACTATTCGAGCATTTCTGGCCTACTTTCAGAACCAG ATTCTTCGACGGtctgaaatgaaattttgtttcagCAATGGAAG CATTGggaatttcttttttgcagGCGCTCGTATATTTTTCCAGTCGTTAGATGCTGcaatttttctgttttcacGTGTTTCAGACATCCCATCGGACAGCCTTGTCCTTCCAGTGATTTCCACTAATGACAGGCTTACATTAGGATGCGAATTACAG AACGGGACAATAATACGTGGCCAAAATGAAATCTCTCATCCAACGACTGGACCTTcagaaattataaataag GGAAACAGTTTGGCTCCTGCACTTCCTTCAAGAATAAAGAGAGTATTCTACATGTCAAGTGAGGGATGTAATTTGCTGCATGAG GTTTTCCCCCCTGTAAATCCTGTTGTCCTCAACCAGTTGAATGAGGTGGACTGCATTGTTTATGCTATGGGATCGCTCTTCACTTCCATATGCCCATCACTG GTGTTGCTTGGAATTGGTGAGATCATTTCATCAAGATCCTGCCCGAAG GTGCTTCTGTTGAATGGCACACATGATCGCGAGACTAGTGGTTTCACTGCTTCTTGTTTTACAACTGCCATTTCAGATGCTTTAAATAGAACTTATGGAGACACgcataattgtttaaataacACT AAAATACGTCAATGGGTcacttaa
- the LOC101207611 gene encoding pentatricopeptide repeat-containing protein At1g28690, mitochondrial, whose protein sequence is MKNDRFKSVTHRVFSSLIDYVPSFAPTQTSNQTSTSLSSALQHYINSDDPSHGLKIHAHILKTGFIPNTNISIKLLILHLKCKSLKFARQAFDALPQKTLSAYNYMIGGYMKMGEVPESLPLVRELICSGEKPDGFTFSMLLKASTLAREDFVPRSLGRVVHAQILKSNVSPDDVLYTALVDSYIKNGDVYIARMVFDLMLKKNVICSTSMISGYMNRGLVKDAEEIFRKTVEKDIVVFNAMIEGYSKTHEHAKKSLEFYIDMQRLCFSPNISTFSSVIGACSVLAAFEAGQQIQCQLMKTKFFTDIRMGSALIDMYSKCGRTDDARQVFDQMQERNVFSWTSMIDGYGKNGYPSEALELFCIMQEKHQIQPNFVTFLSALSACAHGGLVEEGWEIFESMERDYSLKPKMEHYACMVDLLGRAGSLLQAWEFAMQMPETPNSDVWAALLSSAKLHGNVEIACMAADELFKLNADSRPGAYVALSNTFAEAGKWNNVSELREIMKIKRVKCKGSSWVGAGDGSL, encoded by the coding sequence atgaaaaatgacaGATTTAAATCAGTTACACACCGTGTATTCTCATCACTGATTGACTATGTTCCCTCCTTTGCTCCAACCCAAACTTCAAACCAAACATCCACTTCTCTGTCATCAGCTTTACAGCATTACATCAATTCAGATGACCCTTCCCATGGCCTAAAGATTCATGCCCATATTCTCAAAACTGGCTTCATACCCAATACAAATATCTCCATTAAGCTCCTCATATTGCACCTGAAATGTAAGTCATTGAAGTTTGCACGCCAGGCATTCGATGCATTGCCTCAAAAGACTCTTTCTGCTTACAATTACATGATTGGTGGGTACATGAAGATGGGAGAAGTGCCAGAATCTCTTCCTCTCGTACGTGAGCTCATTTGTTCAGGTGAAAAGCCTGATGGGTTTACATTTTCAATGCTTTTAAAGGCATCTACCCTTGCACGTGAGGACTTTGTACCGCGTAGTTTAGGACGAGTGGTTCATGCTCAGATATTGAAGTCAAATGTCTCACCAGATGATGTACTTTACACAGCACTTGTTGACTCATATATTAAGAACGGTGATGTATATATTGCTAGGATGGTGTTTGATTTGATGTTGAAAAAGAATGTGATATGTTCAACATCAATGATTTCGGGATATATGAATCGGGGGTTGGTGAAAGATGCTGAagaaatttttagaaaaactgtTGAAAAGGATATAGTTGTATTCAATGCAATGATTGAAGGTTATAGTAAAACACATGAACATGCCAAGAAATCACTTGAGTTTTACATTGACATGCAACGTTTGTGTTTTTCACCaaatatttcaacattttccaGTGTGATTGGTGCTTGTTCAGTGTTGGCAGCATTTGAAGCAGGCCAACAGATCCAATGTCAACTTATGAAGACTAAATTCTTCACAGATATTAGAATGGGAAGTGCTCTTATTGACATGTACTCCAAGTGTGGAAGAACGGACGACGCTCGTCAAGTGTTTGATCAAATGCAAGAAAGAAATGTCTTCTCATGGACATCTATGATAGATGGATATGGCAAAAATGGATACCCAAGTGAAGCACTTGAGCTCTTTTGCATTATGCAAGAGAAACACCAGATTCAGCCAAACTTTGTTACCTTTCTTAGCGCTCTCTCAGCTTGTGCACATGGAGGGCTAGTAGAGGAAGGCTGGGAAATTTTTGAAAGCATGGAGAGAGACTACTCATTGAAACCAAAAATGGAGCATTATGCATGTATGGTTGATCTGCTTGGGCGTGCAGGAAGTTTACTTCAGGCATGGGAATTTGCTATGCAAATGCCTGAGACTCCTAATTCTGATGTATGGGCAGCTCTACTGAGCTCAGCCAAGCTTCATGGCAACGTTGAAATAGCCTGCATGGCTGCCGATGAACTATTTAAGCTGAATGCTGATAGTCGACCAGGGGCTTATGTGGCATTGTCTAATACTTTTGCAGAAGCTGGGAAATGGAACAATGTTAGTGAACTTAGAGAGATTATGAAGATAAAAAGAGTTAAATGTAAAGGTAGCAGTTGGGTTGGGGCTGGTGATGGCAGCTTATGA